In the Pontibacillus sp. HMF3514 genome, GAACTTCCTGTAGTGATGTTCATTACATAACCGGTTTTCTGAACCCATCCATCACCATCTATTACTCCTCTAATAAATGATGGTAAATAACGTTCTGGAACCTTTGGGAATCCAATGGTTAAAGATTTATTAGCAACAACACCAAGAACTTCGAGATCTTTTTTTATTTCTTTTGAGTTTAAAATTAATGATGTAGTATTTCGAGTTGATACAGGTGGTGAAATAACATAATCTGCATCCATATACTTTGCTATTAACCGCAAGATTCTTTCGTCCTTTTGTGCAAATGAGATGCTGTTATAGCGCGTAACACAGCCATCAGTAATGAATAATCCTAATACCCATGCCATTTCATGAGTCCAGGTTTTAAAGAAATCTTCGTTCACTTTATGCTTCCTTGGCTGGCCAGCATATTGTTTATGATTTGCTTTTTCACCATGTTTGTAGACTACATTTAAAATTGCGTTACTTGTAAGTCCAATTATCCGTTCCATTTCTTTGTATGAAATCCCACTTTTATAGATCTCAATTATCTTTTCATCTGTCATCCCTTGGTTTCGCGGCATAATCTACCCTCCTTGTAAGTAGTTTTAAGACAAAAGCTTTAAAAGTTATTGATATATCTCCATTATACGAACGAATGTTCTATTTATCCAATTATTAGCTTATTTATTTAAAAATAAAGATAAAGATAAATTTTCTCTCACATACAAAAAGAAGCTTAGTTTACTAAGCTCCCTTCTAAAATCAGTTAAATTAAAGATTTATATCATTCTTCAATGATACATACATCTCTTTTTACTGAATCGAAACCATATCTATTGATAAATTTAGAGAATTTTTCTCTTTTCTTTCCGTTCTCTTTGTACACTTCTATAATACGATCAACGCAAGTATATAGTTGTTCTGGAGTCATGCCTTCCTCAAATAACATCCCAGCTTTCGCATCTGTACCTGTCGCTTGACCTCCTATATACACTTCATATGTTTCTCCACGCTTTAAAACCCCGATGTCATTTACTAAAGGTTCACCGCAAGCGTTTGGACAACCTGTATAAGATGGT is a window encoding:
- a CDS encoding LAGLIDADG family homing endonuclease; the protein is MPRNQGMTDEKIIEIYKSGISYKEMERIIGLTSNAILNVVYKHGEKANHKQYAGQPRKHKVNEDFFKTWTHEMAWVLGLFITDGCVTRYNSISFAQKDERILRLIAKYMDADYVISPPVSTRNTTSLILNSKEIKKDLEVLGVVANKSLTIGFPKVPERYLPSFIRGVIDGDGWVQKTGYVMNITTGSSFFADGLLNVFKTWGLRSEITIEESKNGNKMFRVWVKGKSTLPQLANIIYNNATENYVIYKRDRMTIHSES